DNA from Metabacillus flavus:
TTGATTTAATGGGCGATAGGCAATTAATGATTCTCAAAAAGTATGGGATGGAAGAGATCATCAAAAAATTCAAACTCAGTGAACAAGCCGCAGATTAGTCTGCGGCTTGTTTGTAGTCAAAAATCGGTTCCTGACGATCTGGATCGAATTCCACGAGCAAATCGTTTCCATCGAAATACCACAAATCGCGTTCACTCACAAAAAAGTCAATACCCTCTGCTTCTATAGATGCACCTGCATCTTCCTTACCTTCCTTCGCTACACCAAGACTAAACCCTTTTTGAATGGTACTTGATCCTCCATAACGGACGAAGAACCGTACGGAGTCTCCAGCCTGTAAATGCAGTTCATCCTGGTACCATTTAGCAGCTTCTTCATTCACTTTAATTTTCATGCCAGCACTCCTTTATCCATGATTTCTTTATTATAAGCGAATGCAAGTGAGAAAGGCTAATCATTCAATCAAGGGATCTAAAGAAACAGTGATCTAAATAAACACAATTAAGAATTCTTTGATAAATTTTCTAAATAAATCATGTTCTAAATAATCAACAAATAAAAATAAAATCGGTAATAATCGGAGTGTGCTGTCAAAGCACGTTAGGTTTTGACTATATGTACAATAATTGTATAAGATTTGTACATAAAGTTGAGAAGGGAGGGCATTTCAAGATTATCCAGGAAAGCAAATAAAACAAAATTGAGGGAGAGATCAGGTTGAAAAAATTAGCGATGATGGCAATTGTATTCGTATTTGCATTAATGGGAAACGCAGCATTGGCTGCAGAATCAAAAGATGCAATGGTTCGAATCGTACATGCTTCCCCGGATGCTCCTGCTGTTGATGTAACAGTAGATGGGAAAACGGTTGTGGAGGGCGCTGAATTTAAAGCTGCCACAGACTTCATGGCTGTACCAGCAGGAGACCATAAAGTAGAAATTTACGCAGCAGGAACAGTAGAAGAGGGGAAACCCGTCATCTCAACTGATCTGACAGTTGAAGCAGGTAAAATGTATACAGCTGCCGCTATTAATACCCTTGATAATCTTGAACTGCAAGTCCTGAATGATGACACAATGGTATCAGAAAGAAAATCAAAAATCCGTGTAGGTCATTTTTCACCTGATGCACCGGCTGTTGATGTAGCGGTGAAGGACGGAGATGTACTTTTCCCAGGAGCTGAATTCAAAGGGGTTACTGAATATATGGAAGTAGATCC
Protein-coding regions in this window:
- a CDS encoding DUF4397 domain-containing protein; amino-acid sequence: MKKLAMMAIVFVFALMGNAALAAESKDAMVRIVHASPDAPAVDVTVDGKTVVEGAEFKAATDFMAVPAGDHKVEIYAAGTVEEGKPVISTDLTVEAGKMYTAAAINTLDNLELQVLNDDTMVSERKSKIRVGHFSPDAPAVDVAVKDGDVLFPGAEFKGVTEYMEVDPGSYDLEVRAADSMDSVLDLAGTELKENMTYTILAVGFLEKDPALDAIVLEDPMMPAGMPKTGMGGTSETAQSTAPWAIFAAAAGLGALIIYGKKKSAQ
- a CDS encoding HesB/YadR/YfhF family protein, whose product is MKIKVNEEAAKWYQDELHLQAGDSVRFFVRYGGSSTIQKGFSLGVAKEGKEDAGASIEAEGIDFFVSERDLWYFDGNDLLVEFDPDRQEPIFDYKQAAD